The sequence taaataattgtttgtatCGTAAATCGAGTCTGATAGGTGATATTGCCAAATACTTTGAGGCGCCATTTTTCCAATATGGCGGTGCAAGCGGCAAAAATGTTACAAAGAGCACAACAAaatctatatgtataaaattactaatttttttacaggTAAAACCACCAAACgactgtattatatattatgataaaaaaatagaatcttCGTTAATAAACATTGTCTATGAGGCAGAACTTGTTAAAATTAGGGCGAAAATATAGCATGTATAACTCAGGGATCATGTAAccataaatgtaaaaaaatctttttatttttaattatagaaaaattaataaacattttaaagtaggtcaatcatgtattttttttggttttaatatgattattattctgtaaattatatcatttcttttataaaaggaGGTTATTTTAACCCTTTATTTGAACAGGACATAACAGCAAAGCCTGTGGTCATTCATGCGttatgaagaaaaattaaataaaaaaaaaacattttacgaacgtcattttttgttaattaaagtGAAAGAAAAACAGTGACAGTGAATCatgatttgatttaattaacgTGAATTTCGAATTTACCTAATCTGTTTTTGGTactaattagattaaaatggCTTCTCAGGTCAAACTAAAAgcaactaatactaatatgCCACTAATACTAGAACTTTACAACTTTATCTTATATAGATTTGGCATGTATTTGTGACAAATTAACAGATCTTCATAGCCaagattaatttataattaagaaataaaaaacaaaagattttgTTCACACTAGTCTCGGGAACTACCTACTGGTTTGATAAGGAATTTTTTAACGTTGGATAGTCCATAGAGCACGGCTATATAACATCAGGTGACAGGTTTCTTCGACATGGgagttttaatataactaataaaattgtccagttaacaatttcattatcaaACCTATAACGGTTTGAAAGACTTAGACATAGAAATtaacacaatttaaatattgttcatatatacaaatattaactaagaACGGCAAGGTTGACACCGACTCACAGAATGACTTTCTCCGAGTACAACAGCATCATTGTCAGCGGGTGGGCCTTCGCTGCTATCATGTTGACGCTGAAAACGACAagttttatcttaatatttcCTGTCTGTTTATCAAGGCAATAAATTTGAGTGTATCACCATGTCATGACAAActtataaatagatattatagaggtaatactaaattttttattatttatataaacaaatttaaataaaaaatgtaaagttaaatattaaatgtaaagttttgACATAAACCAAAGATAGATTCTAAAAATCTTATTAGAGTTACATGTATACTAGGACAGATCATAATTCATTAGATTAAGagttacttaataatttagttcAATTAAAGGTTCTGAGACATActtgaaataattgttaattagttTAGTATACATTGTTTAAATGCCGCATTTAGCTTATActgtaagtaaaaaatatcatacctatacattattatatattattatttttatagaataagtGTTAGAGGACATATTTCaggataattaaaaatgaaattgatattaaaaatttaatgttgaAATTATACTAATGAATTAATTACCTTCAATTCTGTGGCTAAGCTTCGGAAAGTGTCTTCAACATTAGTATTGTCTTTAGCAGAGGTCTCCATAACAAACATAATCTCTGGAACATAACGGCAGAAAGACTTAGGCTCTTCAGCTTCAACCTCGCGTTGATCTGCCAGATCACACTTATTTCCAATTAAAGAGACTATGACATTTGATGATGTATACCTTCTAACTTCTTCTATCCATTTCTTTAGAGACAAAAATGTTGATCTCTTTGTTATGTCGTAcactgaaatatatattacaattcaTAAGTCTGGGAATCATTGACTTAGTTAATCATTGATTAATTGAATCTAGCaaataatactataaaaaaagggtgtgGATGATACATTTgattaactaataaaatacatcAATTTTCAGAATTAGTTGCAGAGGTTCCACCCCAcccctatataaaaaaattgatattcaCAGTATGTACAAATTGTACTTATGGGACAAATGTTATAATATCttgtatgatttttattatgttctaattttaaaatgaattttaaaaaatctgataTTTGTTTGAACCAACATTttgaaacaaacaataaatccaagaaaaaaaaagaagcgCTGTGCTCTTGCTAAATTGAGCAAgggaaatgtattaaattgtcTTGTAAATTCAGTTCAAcaataacatattttgtttacatttgtattGTTATTCATAATAACAGTAAACTCTTAAACAGAGGTGTGTAAGAGGAAATTCCAACTAAGTTAGGGAAAAGCTCTATATTATCAAATACATATCTAATATCACTTcagaattgattaaataaaaggGTATACTTGTGTCTTTTGCAACTACATTGATTATGTAGGGGGGAGTATCATACCTATTATTACTCCATTGGCTGAACGATAATAACTCTGAGTAATAGTCCTAAATCTTTCCTGTCCTGCTGTATCCCATATCTGCagctaaaaatattctatattaaatctctgtaaaaatagaaaaaaatctactattgttcataatattttatgtgccatgtataattttattagggacatctttaatttaaatacatagttgGATTAGACATTCAATCATTTTAGGggaataaatttatgaaatatttgtcaACAATAGAAGAATTTCTATTACCTTGACCTTCTTTCCATCAACTAATAAAGTTTTCATCGAGAAATCTACGCCTATTGTATTTCCATGCCGTTCTATGAAGTTTCCGGATTTTAAACGCTGTACAATACATGTCTTCCCTGTTCCGCAGTCACCAATAagaactattttaaataaataatcaaactgATCGTCTGGTACACTCATTAAAGTATTTGGATTCCGGTTGctcatgtttttatttataaaaaatatataacgaaataataaattgaacaCAATGCACAGAACAATAGGGATCTATCTTTGGAGATAAGATTAGGGTTCCTGCTATTAAAAATTCCAATAAAATTTAgggataaaatattttaattgtatgacCGTGAAACTAAAACGGAAGAAATCGAATCTGCTTGCCAATGCCAAGGGGAGCCCGGAGCACTGGCCACTGACTGAAGGAAGGGGCGAGGAAGCCGCCTCCaaaattgacaattgacaaatcGTCGAatacataaaacttttatagtCTCTAGAACGCGCTAGGTTTGACTTTTATTTCAAGTCTGCTGACTGCtgtctgtttaaaaaaaaaaaaaaaaaaaaaaatggattcTGGCGGGAACCTTGAAAAAGCGCGGTTGtctttaaactttaattttattttttttctataaatagtgatttttttatagttaaagtgattttaaatattgctatTAGCTGCTGAAAAGCACAATAGCAATGGAGGTAAACGAGGGGGGCGGGTCTCACCCGCCCGCCTCAATAAAACGGCCAAGGCCTACGGATGAAGGAGGAGGCGTAGGCGCTGGACGATCGGACTGCGGCGATGAGCGAGATGCGTATCTGCCCTATTACAAACCGAACTACAAAAGACTTTATCCGGAAAACTCAACCAACACAGACTTTAAAGTGTATGTGGAATCCACAAACGACGATAGATTGGGCAACAAGAGccctatatatttaaatcatattttcgCAATGGACATAAAAGGTGTGACGGGCATTCAGAGGGTGAATGCCAATAAAATAGCAGTACTATTCAAGCAGTATAATACggcaaataattttattaacaataccACTTTTCTGACAAAATATGACATGAAGGCGTTCATACCGGCAGCGCAAATTGAAAAAACCGGCATAATTAGATTTGTTCCAGCGAACATCTCTAACAAAGAACTATATACTAGACTTTCTTCAATATATGAAATAGTGGCAATAAGAAGGTTTACAAAGAAGGTAGGACAAGAGCGCATTGCATTGCAAACTGTAAGCATCACTTTCTTATCTAATGTACTGCCTAATAATGTACAATACGATCTATTCTCGTACAGAGTTTTCGAATACATTCCACCTTTACTACAGTGCTataggtgttttaaatttaatcattcAGCTAAGATTTGTAATGGGAAACAAAGATGTAGTATTTGCGGAGGTGAACACTTGTATAAGCAATGTGATAAACCAACTGAGATCAGCTGCATAAATTGCAGTGGGCCTCATCTTGCGATTTCTAGATTATGTCCTATCAAAATAAAGAAGATTAGTGAAAAGAAAAGCAACATTTCTTATGCAAGTGTTGCCTTAACAAAACAAGTTACCACCAATGAAACAGATTTCCCTCCACTCCCTCCACCAAAACCACAACTTGTAAATAGTaatgttattgtaaataagtCTCTAAATATCTCTGCAAATAAGTCGgatgtaaataaagttaaaatagtcCCTTCTAAGGAccttaa is a genomic window of Pieris napi chromosome 2, ilPieNapi1.2, whole genome shotgun sequence containing:
- the LOC125062692 gene encoding ras-related protein Rab-43, coding for MSNRNPNTLMSVPDDQFDYLFKIVLIGDCGTGKTCIVQRLKSGNFIERHGNTIGVDFSMKTLLVDGKKVKLQIWDTAGQERFRTITQSYYRSANGVIIVYDITKRSTFLSLKKWIEEVRRYTSSNVIVSLIGNKCDLADQREVEAEEPKSFCRYVPEIMFVMETSAKDNTNVEDTFRSLATELKRQHDSSEGPPADNDAVVLGESHSVSRCQPCRS